Part of the Rubritalea squalenifaciens DSM 18772 genome, ATGATACTGCTCAATAGCGTACTGACCGTGATAACGAATCCCGGGTCATGGTGTCAAGGGGAGGAGTGATGGGTCACTTCAAGGTTTGGGAGTCTCCAAAGTATTTCCACTGCCCGTTCTCTTGCTTGGCGTAGGGTGGGAGAAAAACTCATTCACGCCCATGGCAGCAGGTTCAGAGAGGATCATGTCAGGCTCTACAAACATCACCCGCAATGGTGGACCAATGCGGGTGGCGGGCACAACGGCAATCCTGCGGATAGTGGATCCTGCGGGTGTAGTGGTGGATCTTTATAGGCTTCTACTCCGCCACTACATATTCCTTTTCCCTGACCTCGATGTTGGGCGGGATGCGGGTTTGAATGAAATGGAGTGTTGTCTAAATATGGCTGCTGGCTAAACTGGCGAGGCTTATGCAAAGAGTGTTTTTAATGGCTATGCTGTGTTGTGCGTGCTTCATACTCACTTCAGGGTGTGAAATGAGGTTTGGCGAGGATGTTGAATTGTCTGGTGATCAGTTTGATCAAGTGAAGCTTGATGAAGTTTCCAAGATAACAGGAGTTCAATTTCCAGAGGGGAGCAAGGGACTGGAGTATTTTTATTTGGGCTCAGGCATCGACGATGCCTTGGTCGCTAAGGTCCAGATACCGGACGATCAAGTGGAAGCGTTTCTCTCTAACTCTGTTTTCCAAGTTGGTAGCGAGGAGGGTGGTCCTTTGAACGGCTTGGGGAAAGCATGGTGGGATCCGAGTTCCCTAACGGAGCGCGTAGACCGTCGGCAAGAGCTCCCAAATGCCCAGTTTTTGGAACTGTCCTGTGGCCGGGAGAAGGGACAGTTTGTGGTCTATATAGGCTGGATGACTTCTTAGATATCCTTATGAAATCAGTCTGGATCTTTAATGGTGATAGCGGTCGGTTTCCCGGTGGTGCATTTTCAATACGTGAAAAAGCTGAGGAGTGGATCAAGGTGCATAGCCTGAGCGGCGTACTAACCAAGTATCCGATGGATTGCGGTGTCTATGATCATGCCGTAGCAGAAGGTTACTTCACGCCTAAAAAAGACTACCAGAATTCTCCCGCATTTATCAGTGCATTCACTTCGGCCAGTCAGGAGCATTACCATTATGAAAATGGAGTTCTGATAGAATAAGGTTCTCTTCTGACCTTAAGTTCAAGCGGCTCACTGATGTCGAGAATATCGCTGAGGGACTGTCAATGGATGTACCGTAACTGTGGTGTAGTTATTCCCTGGGCAAGTAGGCAACGAAGCAATGGGTGGCCTTTCCGTTCAGCAGCAGGCTTCTACTCCGCCACCACATATTCCTTTTCCCTGACCTCGATGTTGGGCGGGATGCGGGTTTGCTCGAAGTGGTCGTAGCCGGGCTTGAGGTTTTGCCAGAAGGCATGCCACTTGTTGTCCTTGTAGAGGGCGAGGTTGTCCTCGGTCAGGCGGAAGGGGAAGGAGTGGACGCGGAAGAAGGGCTGGCCTTTGTCCAGCGCGGCATCGCAAAGGGTGTAGATCTCCTCGATGTAGTAGTCCGTCATGGCGAAGCAGCCGATGGAGACTCGGTTGCCGTGGACCATGAGGGCGGAGCCGGTGCGGCCATGGGCGCGATCGTAGGGGTTCGGGTAGCCAAGGTTAAAGGAAAGGTGGAAGCGGCTCTGCGGGTTCATCTGTCTGGGGGAGACGAAGTAAAAACCCTCCGGTGCCTGATGGTCGCCTTCCTTCTGCTTGGGGCCGAGTTTGCCGGACATGGCGGCAATGCGGTAGGTCTTGAAATGCTTGTAGCTCTCACCGTCCTGCAGCCAGACTTCCATCTCATGGCTCTGTTTGAAAACGCGCAGGAAGACCGGGCTGCCCAGGGTCAGGCCTTTTTCCCTCAGTTTCTGGTTCAGGCGGGAGGTTACGCGATCTGCGGCATCGCGGGCGCGGGTAGGGCCGTGGGCGTACTGAGAGGGGCTGAGAGTGATCTCGGGTGCGGGCATTTGTGGTGGAAATTCTACGTGTTCAGCACCGGTTGGTGGCTTGGCAGTGCTGCACTCTACCACGGTGCTGGAAAAATAAGCGAGTCCAAGCCCTGCTACGAGGGCGGCGGTGAGGCGTAGAATATGGGAGGGAAGGCGCAGTAGCATAGGCGTCTGGGATCAATGGTGAGGTAATATGTTGCTGAATATGAATGCGTTGTAATAAATGTACAGTTTTTTCTGGATTGCTGTGCCTGCTTGACAAAAGTGGAGTTATGACAGCGATCGGAATCATCGGCGGCAGCGGGCTTTATGCCATGGAGGGATTTGAGCAAACAGAGGAACGCGTGGTAGAGACACCATTTGGTGCGCCGTCTGATGCGCTGGTGGGTGGCACCATCGGTGGCCGCCAAGTCTGGTTCCTGCCTCGTCACGGCCGCGGGCACCGTATCCTGCCGCATGAGATCAACCATCGTGCGAATATCTGGGCGCTCAAAAGTCTGGGCGTGCGCTACATCATCTGCGTGACCGCCGTCGGCAGTCTGAAGGAGGAATACGCCCCGCGAAACATTGTCCTGCCGGACCAGTACTTCGACCGCACCGGTCGCCGCGAGCACCATACCTTCTTTGGCAAGGGCATCGCCGCACACATAGCCTTTGGCGAGCCGGTGAGCGAGGGTCTAAGAAATCTGCTCTATGAATCTGCCAAGCAAGAGGGAGCCACCGTCCACAATGGCGGCACTTATGTGAATATGGATGGCCCGGCCTTCTCCACCAAGGCGGAGAGTGAAGTGAACCGTAAGCTGGGCTTCGATGTGATCGGCATGACTAACGTGCCGGAGGCGAAGCTCGCGCGTGAGGCTGAGATCGCTCTCTCCACCCTCGCGATGGTGACCGACTACGACTGCTGGCATGAGGAAGAGGAGGCCGTGACCGTGCAGACGGTAATTGGTCACCTGACTGCCAATGCCAAGCTGGCTCAGAAGATTATCCAGCGCACCGTTCCTCACATTCCAGAGGACGCCAGCTGGCCTGAGCACTCCGCACTCGATACCGCCCTCATCACCCCGAAGGAATACTGGCCGGAGGACACCGCCAAGAACCTCGCGCCGATCATTGGTAGGTTCTGTTAGTCCACCACGGAATACTCGGAAGGTGCAGAAGTGGACTCATGAAACGCAGGCATAGTGCTGTGCGGTATGCTGAGTAGTCATTTTACCACGAATTACGCGAATCTCACGAATGGGCCTGACTGATGAAACGAAGACAGGGTGACGGGGGCGAGCAATGATGAATCAAGCATAGCCCGCATGCCCCACCCTGGAGAGGTGATGGAAGCTTATTTCTCCAGCTCTGGGGCCAGCTGGAGCATGAACGAATTGTCGCCCAGATACTGCCAAAATTTCTCAAGGTCCACAGATCTGAGCCATCGTCCGTTGTCGCGCTTGTTCTCAAGGTCTTTGTTGCTTGCTAACATCTTCATGCCATCCAGCTCAGTGAAGGTCCACTCAGTGGAGTAGAAGTGAGAATCGCTACTTGGCTTCAGAAGGAGTGAGGTGTCCGTTTTCGTGTAGCTGCCGCTGGCGGGGTACTTCTCCCGGTTGCCGACATCGCTGTAAAACCAGTAGTCGAATCTCTTTGTCTCCTCTTTGAGTGCAATGACTACTCCCATGTGGCCTTGCCAGCCGCGCATGATCCAGACCTCGGAGTAGGGGCAAGCTGCTACCTTTTCTTGTGCTGCGGCCTCTGCTGAGGCCTTGCCCTCCTCCTTCTTCTTACTTTCGCACGAGCAGATGAGAAGCAGACCTATGAAGAGGGATGCGGTCTTAAGGTGGCCTGTCATGCTTTTGGGATTAAGTGTTAGTCTGCTACGCCAAACAAAGCTTCGCCTCTGCGTACGAAACATGGTCTCTGTATTTAGAGGGTGATAGCTGGGGTGTAAAGGTTGCGGGATCAAGAAATGCGTTGTTAGTGAGCGAGCCTCTTGGTATAAAGTGATGTTCGTTATTGTTTTTCAATCCCTGCCCCCATTTTTCATGAAGCTCCGATATCTTCTCTGTCTTTGTTCCTCTCCCGGTTTATTGAGTCTATCAGTAGTCGCGCAGGATGCGGCGCGTTCACTGGTGGAGAAAGAACCCTACGTGAGTGAAAAGCGCCTGGGGTTCTACTATCCCAGTTCGCTGAATCTGGTGATCCCAGTAGGGGAGAATGATCTGGAGGATACAGAGCATCTGGAGCTCTATCTCTCGGTGAAGTACGGGATCTATGACCGGGAGTTGAGTGGCCGGGGGAGCAAGTATGTCAACCGCTGGTTTGTGCCGGACCGTCTGGATTACGTGCACAATGCCCGCTATGACCTTTACGCCTTTGGTGGTGAGGATGACTATAATAGTCCGCTGGTTTCCCGGGATCAGAATCCGGGCTTGCTGCTGTCCTTTGACCATCGTTACTCGGGGGGAGGCTCGCCTTTGTATCAACGGCTCGAGCTGGGGGTCTTTCACCAGTCCAATGCGCGGCCAGATGAAGCCTCGGACATGGACCTTAATAACAACGGCATAGACGATGCGCTGGACCACCGCCTGAGCTCCAGTGGGGAGATCGTGGATTCTACCCTGGAAGCGGTGAGCCGTGACTGGAACTATGTGCTACTGGCTGCCACCTACGGTAGTGCACTTGATGGAAAAGTGGAAAGCAATGCGGACTCCTGGTGGAATGTGCGTGCCGAGGCCCGGCTCTACTTTGGAGAAAGGCAGGAGGATATCTGGTGGGTCGACTTACGGGATGAGCCGCGTATCTCCGAGTACGATGGCATCCGCCTGACGGCGGAGTATGCCTGCAAGCTGCGCTGGTTCGGCTGTGATCCTGCTGAGCCGAATCTCATTACCCGGCTTGAGCTGAAGACGGGGATCGGGGGCTGGGAGGATCTGGACAATCTAACTTATGCCGCCTCACTGAACTATCGACTGAATGATTCCCGCGCCTGGCTGAACCTTTCTTATTTTGACGGCTATGGCAAAGACAACGTGACCTACCACCGCGAAAGCCAGTTCATCGGACTGGGGGTGACGCTGCGCTAGTTCCACTTCAAGTGAACCGTGTCATCGTCATCGCGGTCGTCTTTGTCTTGCTCTTCCTCTGCCTTGCGCCTGCTCCAGGTCTCGCTGCTGTGGTTGGAGCCTACTAGCAGAGCCCTGCGTTCTGCGGCCTCTGGATCGAGTCCCTCTGCAAGAGCGTTCTTATAGACGCGGTCATGAGAGCGGTCGTATGGGGAACCGTAGATCACGTCTTTGAGGTAGATGGTGTCTGAGCAGGAACTCAAACTCAGGGCCACAGCTGTGCCGAGTAGGATGCGAGACGGGAATAAAGGCATGTTAGAGTCTGCTATGAGTGCTGCGACCTTGTCAATCAGCCTTCACGGGCTTGCGTGGCCAGAGCTGTTTGGTGTCTGAATAGATCAGGTAAGAAAGGAAGGTGATGGCTGCCGGAATAGCCAACCATAGACCTGACCGGTTGTTTTCTGCACAGAGGGCGAAACCTACAACAAGAGCTGGGACAAGCAGGGCTGCCGCAAGCTCTGCATAGTGAGTCCGCGTAGGAGTAGGGAGCTTTCTCCGGAGCATCATGCTTGCGAAGAAGCCGCTATAAACCATCGCAAAGGTCAGTGAGCTGCCGAGCTGCCACCTGAAGATGAGTGATGCCATGGCTGCGGAGAGCATCAGCCAGCTGAGCACGGCCAGGCTTTTCTGGCTGAGCTGGGGGAAGGAGGCTTTGCGCTGGCTGCGTTGGAAATGCTGTTCGTAAGCGAGCGTGTAGCTGGTGTCGTAACTGATCGAGGTGATGTGCTCGAGTTCCACGATGGTGGTTTCCTCATCGATCACCGCCTCGGTGGAGAAGAATTTGAGGTGGACCTTCATGTCCTCGATTTTTTCGATGAGGCCAATGTAGAACATGTCTTCGTCCTCATTCTCTGTTTCCTCCTCAAAGATGACGACTTTGTGCTTGGGCAGGCAGGAGAGAAACTCGGGAATCCCCACACTGGGAATCTTGTCGAGAGGATTGTAGGAGTGAAGCTCCCCCTCTTGTTCCATCAACTGCTTATGGAATGCCTGCGTCTTCCCGCTCTTGAGGGATGTGATGTCTCTCTTGCGGATGAAGACCACGCCATTCAGGCGAAAGTCCTCTTCCTTGAGTAGCATGACCCATTCCTCATCATGATAGAGGATGAATCCATCCAGTGTGTTCGGGTCGATCTCATCCCGCTCAATCTGCACCAGAGCAAAGGATTCGCGGTACTCGTCTAGTAGTAGTGAGGAGAATGCAGACATTTGATGTTATCTTTTAAAATGTAGATACGAGCTTTCCTGATTTTTGGCGTGTCACCTGATTCACTGACCCCTACTTCATGGAGGTAACGAGCAAGCGATTCATCCTGTCCTGCTTCGATACAGATCGGTTCGGAATCGCCAGTTTTATCTATACAGACTTTCATCGTTTAGTTCAGTGTCGTCAGAAAATCTGAATGCAATGACAGGCAACCATTCCTGCACTGATGCAGGTAAATCGGAGAGTTGCAGAGGTGCCTGAGGGGAATAGAGTTTACTGTAAGCGCTTGTGCCCCGTGTGTAGATTTTGCGGTCGTATACAAATACACCTTTCTCAGCATAAGATTTAAATTCAAGGTCCG contains:
- the mtnP gene encoding S-methyl-5'-thioadenosine phosphorylase, producing the protein MTAIGIIGGSGLYAMEGFEQTEERVVETPFGAPSDALVGGTIGGRQVWFLPRHGRGHRILPHEINHRANIWALKSLGVRYIICVTAVGSLKEEYAPRNIVLPDQYFDRTGRREHHTFFGKGIAAHIAFGEPVSEGLRNLLYESAKQEGATVHNGGTYVNMDGPAFSTKAESEVNRKLGFDVIGMTNVPEAKLAREAEIALSTLAMVTDYDCWHEEEEAVTVQTVIGHLTANAKLAQKIIQRTVPHIPEDASWPEHSALDTALITPKEYWPEDTAKNLAPIIGRFC
- a CDS encoding DUF7710 domain-containing protein, with translation MKSVWIFNGDSGRFPGGAFSIREKAEEWIKVHSLSGVLTKYPMDCGVYDHAVAEGYFTPKKDYQNSPAFISAFTSASQEHYHYENGVLIE
- a CDS encoding L,D-transpeptidase family protein, whose amino-acid sequence is MLLRLPSHILRLTAALVAGLGLAYFSSTVVECSTAKPPTGAEHVEFPPQMPAPEITLSPSQYAHGPTRARDAADRVTSRLNQKLREKGLTLGSPVFLRVFKQSHEMEVWLQDGESYKHFKTYRIAAMSGKLGPKQKEGDHQAPEGFYFVSPRQMNPQSRFHLSFNLGYPNPYDRAHGRTGSALMVHGNRVSIGCFAMTDYYIEEIYTLCDAALDKGQPFFRVHSFPFRLTEDNLALYKDNKWHAFWQNLKPGYDHFEQTRIPPNIEVREKEYVVAE